cccctcctcaccgGCCATGCTCAGCTACCGTTTGGGTCATCCTCGCCCACTCAGGTACCCATGGGGCCAAGCAGAGCACACCTCCTTCCGTGTCACGAGGAGCCCCCCTTCAGAGGTGGGAAGGTAGCTGCTAGGGCCTGGACTCCATGCTTCTGTAGGAAGGAGGGGCTGTGGAGCTTGGGGTTTCCTGTGTGCTGAGTCAGCGCGCCCCAGGGGGAGGAGACTGCGCAGCAGCGTGAGGTGCAGCAGGGGGGCTGCCAGCTAGGTGCCCAGCCTCTCCGCCTCCAGCACCCTGTCTTCTTGCCCCCAGGCCTACCTGCGGCTTCGCAGGATGGGGCCACAGgtgccctcagcccctcctgccctctgggTCCTCGGGTGCCTTGCCCTGTCCCTCTGGCTGTGGACACTGTGCACGGCCTGCCACAGGTATGTCATCCCTGACCTGGGTTTGGTGTGGGGCATGGCTCCAAGCAGGTTTGGCTCTGTGCGTGAGCCTCCCTACTGGGCCTTGCACCGGAGCCTGGCACCTCAgccccccatctctgcctccctggcCTGATGAGACTCTTGCCCCCAGGAAGCGGGTGCAGAGGCAGCGGGCCAGGCCCCAGGGCGGTGTGATGCCAGCGGAAGCGGTGAGTGCCAGGCTGTCCCGGGGGCCAGGGCGGGGCCAGCACAGGACCCACCAGCCTTCCTTGCCCCCAGTCACTGCTGAGACGACACCACTTCTGCACCCTCAGCAAGTCGGACACCAGACTGCACGAGCTGCATCGGGGCCCTGGTGGCTGCAGAGGTGAGCCCAGCCGGGAGGGGCGGGACCGGGGGTGGGCGGGGCTTGCACCCTGGAGCAGCTCCGCGGCTCCCCCGCATCGgttccctgcccccctgccccagtAACCTCTGTCTTGACCCCTAGCTCCGCGGCCTGCCAGCATGGATATCCTGCACCCACAATGGCTGGAGGTGTCCAGAGGCCCCAGCAGGCCTATGGCAGCCTTCTCACACCGGGAACTGCCCCAGGCAATGCCTGCTGCCGCCTCACCCTCCATCTGCCCCGAGGCCACCTATTCCAATGTGGGGCTGGCTGCAATCCCCAGGGCCAGCCTGGCAGCCAGCCctgtggtgtgggcaggggcacGGCTAACCAGCAGCTGTGCCAGGCCTGGGCCTGAGGCCAGACCTGAGGTGGCTGAGTATGCTTGTATCCAGAA
Above is a window of Halichoerus grypus chromosome 10, mHalGry1.hap1.1, whole genome shotgun sequence DNA encoding:
- the LIME1 gene encoding lck-interacting transmembrane adapter 1 isoform X1 produces the protein MRQEDLVGWVWKSESLGSAPGFSGHETAQLPCCACLLTGACPPHGGRRPRVRLWEQRWRAAYTCQAYLRLRRMGPQVPSAPPALWVLGCLALSLWLWTLCTACHRKRVQRQRARPQGGVMPAEASLLRRHHFCTLSKSDTRLHELHRGPGGCRAPRPASMDILHPQWLEVSRGPSRPMAAFSHRELPQAMPAAASPSICPEATYSNVGLAAIPRASLAASPVVWAGARLTSSCARPGPEARPEVAEYACIQKLKETDQGPQSLGQGKAKLTPAVQVDILYSRVRKPKKRDPGPATDQLDPKGRGVIPPLGSDQSYETLPLRGPGKDDGLLENVYESIQEMPAPRSTWSPPALAVSMSAPMQASPAST
- the LIME1 gene encoding lck-interacting transmembrane adapter 1 isoform X2; translated protein: MGPQVPSAPPALWVLGCLALSLWLWTLCTACHRKRVQRQRARPQGGVMPAEASLLRRHHFCTLSKSDTRLHELHRGPGGCRAPRPASMDILHPQWLEVSRGPSRPMAAFSHRELPQAMPAAASPSICPEATYSNVGLAAIPRASLAASPVVWAGARLTSSCARPGPEARPEVAEYACIQKLKETDQGPQSLGQGKAKLTPAVQVDILYSRVRKPKKRDPGPATDQLDPKGRGVIPPLGSDQSYETLPLRGPGKDDGLLENVYESIQEMPAPRSTWSPPALAVSMSAPMQASPAST